One window from the genome of Nicotiana sylvestris chromosome 9, ASM39365v2, whole genome shotgun sequence encodes:
- the LOC104240841 gene encoding HMG1/2-like protein has translation MKGGKSKAKSDNKLGVKKAAPQTKKEKQAAKDPNKPKRPASAFFVFMEDFRKQYKEKHPNNKSVAAVGKAGGDKWKHLSDAEKAPYIAKAEKRKAEYEKNMDAYNRRQAGEAEEEESDKSKSEVDEEEGSDEEEEDDD, from the exons ATGAAAGGAGGTAAATCAAAGGCTAAATCTGATAACAA GCTCGGCGTTAAGAAGGCCGCTCCTCAGACTAAAAAGGAGAAGCAGGCTGCCAAGGATCCCAACAAGCCTAAGAGGCCAGCAAGTGCTTTCTTTGTTTTCAT GGAGGACTTCAGGAAGCAGTATAAGGAAAAACACCCAAACAACAAATCTGTAGCTGCT GTTGGTAAAGCTGGCGGTGACAAGTGGAAACATTTGTCAGATGCT GAGAAAGCTCCTTACATAGCAAAGGCAGAGAAAAGGAAGGCTGAATATGAAAAGAACATGGATGCTTATAACAGGCGACAG GCTGGTGAAGCTGAAGAAGAGGAATCTGACAAGTCAAAGTCTGAGGTTGACGAGGAAGAAGGAAGTGACGAG GAGGAGGAAGATGATGACTAA